AAAATAGTTAGACTTTTCCAAAACGACGATCGCGTTTTTGGTAAGCACACAAAGCCCGGTGAAACTCAGCCCGATCGAAATCAGGCCACAAAGTTTCGGTAATATACATTTCCGCATAAGCCATTTGCCACAGCAGAAAATTGCTAATCCGCATTTCTCCACTAGTGCGGATCAATAAATCCGGGTCGCAAATACCAGAAGTATAGAGATGTTTTTCAAATAAAGCTTCATCGACCTGTTCCGGCTGCAACAAACCTTGCTGTACCTGAATAGCGATTTTCCGGGCTGCCTGCAAAATTTCTTGGCGACCCCCATAATTCGTAGCTACCGTAAACTTAATTCCCGAATTATGCTTAGTTTCATCCATCGATCGTTCGATCTCAGCTAAAAGAGACGGTGGTAAAGCATTCAAATTCCCGACAAACCTAATTTGAACGTTTTCCTCCATCATTTCCCGCAACTCTTGGCGCAACACCCGCTCAAACAAAGTCATCAAAAAATCCACTTCCTCCAAGGGTCTCCCCCAGTTCTCCGTAGAAAAAGCATAAGCAGTCAGCGCTTGAATACCCCAATCCCTAGCACAGCGCAGTAGATCCTTGAGCGCATCTACTCCGCGCCGATGACCCATAATGCGCGGCAGCCCTTGTCGCTTGGCCCACCGCCCATTTCCATCCATAATCACGGCTACGTGTCTGGGTAGTCGTTCTCGCTCTAAATCAGCAGGCAGTTCTTGTAAAACAGTTTGCTTAGCAGTCATTTTTTTTCTCGCGAAGCCGATGATGGCAGACGGAACAAACGGGAAACCAGTGTTAATCCTCCAGAACCAATTTGGCGTACTAAACTCCGCACGGGATCTACAGAAATCCTCTCATCACTAGAAGGAGAAAATCTCAACTCTAGGAGTTCCTTCAGTTTACTGCTGGTCAAGGGCCTATTTAGCATTCCCTTCTCCGCCAAAGAAATCGAGCCTGTTTCTTCTGATACAACAATACACAAGCAATTTTCGACCCGCTCCGTAATCCCCATTGCAGCCCGGTGGCGCGTACCTAATTGGCGGG
This genomic stretch from Leptolyngbyaceae cyanobacterium harbors:
- a CDS encoding isoprenyl transferase, producing MTAKQTVLQELPADLERERLPRHVAVIMDGNGRWAKRQGLPRIMGHRRGVDALKDLLRCARDWGIQALTAYAFSTENWGRPLEEVDFLMTLFERVLRQELREMMEENVQIRFVGNLNALPPSLLAEIERSMDETKHNSGIKFTVATNYGGRQEILQAARKIAIQVQQGLLQPEQVDEALFEKHLYTSGICDPDLLIRTSGEMRISNFLLWQMAYAEMYITETLWPDFDRAEFHRALCAYQKRDRRFGKV